The following proteins are co-located in the Desmospora profundinema genome:
- a CDS encoding phosphatase PAP2 family protein, whose translation MYKGEREMDYRLFEWINGWAGKYGWLDLLMIVMTDYGPYLFAILLGVLLLLKKHRSGGILAGCTLALALSFSFMIGQLWERARPFVTHDNVNLLLSKEPNASFPSDHTTGAFAIAFALCHYNKTLGNILLILALLIGISRPYVGHHYPGDVFAGMTVAFLAAQLVQYGMKRFRARSANVSETAS comes from the coding sequence ATATACAAAGGGGAGAGAGAAATGGATTACCGCCTTTTCGAATGGATCAATGGGTGGGCCGGAAAATACGGTTGGTTGGACCTCTTGATGATCGTAATGACGGATTATGGGCCTTATTTATTCGCCATCCTGTTAGGCGTCCTATTGTTATTAAAAAAACATCGCAGCGGCGGGATCCTGGCGGGTTGCACACTGGCATTGGCATTATCCTTCAGCTTTATGATCGGGCAGCTGTGGGAGCGGGCTCGACCTTTCGTCACCCATGACAATGTGAACCTTCTTCTTTCTAAAGAACCGAATGCTTCGTTTCCCAGCGACCATACCACCGGTGCGTTTGCGATCGCTTTTGCACTCTGTCATTACAATAAAACCCTCGGGAATATCCTGTTGATTTTGGCTTTGCTGATTGGAATCTCTCGGCCCTATGTGGGACACCACTATCCTGGTGACGTCTTCGCCGGAATGACAGTCGCATTTCTTGCGGCGCAACTCGTCCAGTACGGAATGAAACGGTTTCGTGCTCGCTCCGCTAACGTATCTGAAACTGCTTCGTAA
- a CDS encoding MFS transporter: MTFWKAYIQNFRGFDRNIRLFLFASLFSQIGMGVFMVMYNLYIQAWGYPESVNGQVISMTSLATAIALIPAGLLSDRYGRKSILLIGGLVMASTLLVRAVVETPFWMITMAFFTGFFMAFLQVAAIPFLAEHSDPSQRIHLFSMNFAVITCGQVIGNVGGGVLTDLFQFVFHFSELKSLQTTLGIGGLLSMGALLPLVLLRERPRPTVSRSSSSLGFRWHDKKGQLKLIGKFTLASAITGFGAGMVIPYLNLYFSDRFDASHSAVGVVISLGQAATALAIIIGPLVVSRMGEVRAVVFLQMASIPFLLLTAFSHNFYWATFGFLMRQALMNAGNPIIQSMVMARVDDDMKGFANSVNQMVFMLGWALMGPISTGIVAHGGSYWGYAQVFCVTAILYVVGSAYFYWTFRSKSQSRPGPESQTIPPLKG; the protein is encoded by the coding sequence ATGACCTTTTGGAAAGCATATATTCAAAATTTCCGCGGATTTGACCGTAATATCCGCCTCTTTTTGTTTGCCAGCTTGTTCAGTCAAATCGGGATGGGTGTTTTCATGGTGATGTACAACCTGTACATTCAAGCATGGGGATATCCTGAAAGCGTAAACGGACAGGTCATTTCCATGACTTCCTTGGCCACAGCCATCGCTCTTATTCCTGCCGGGTTACTTAGCGACCGATATGGCCGAAAATCGATCTTGCTCATCGGGGGACTGGTAATGGCGTCCACTTTGTTGGTCCGGGCGGTGGTGGAAACACCGTTCTGGATGATTACAATGGCCTTTTTCACCGGATTCTTCATGGCTTTTTTGCAAGTGGCGGCCATCCCCTTCCTGGCTGAGCACTCGGACCCTTCTCAGCGAATTCACCTGTTCAGTATGAACTTTGCGGTGATTACCTGTGGGCAGGTAATCGGCAATGTCGGCGGCGGAGTCTTGACCGATTTGTTTCAGTTCGTCTTCCATTTTTCCGAATTGAAAAGCTTACAAACCACCCTGGGGATTGGGGGACTGCTTAGTATGGGTGCTCTCCTCCCTCTAGTCCTTCTGCGGGAACGACCTCGCCCCACGGTTTCACGCTCCTCGTCCTCACTGGGATTTCGGTGGCACGATAAAAAAGGACAGCTGAAATTGATCGGAAAGTTTACGCTTGCCAGTGCCATTACCGGCTTTGGTGCCGGGATGGTGATCCCTTATCTCAACCTGTATTTCAGCGATCGTTTTGACGCCAGCCATTCCGCCGTCGGAGTCGTCATCTCCCTGGGCCAGGCAGCCACGGCGTTGGCAATCATTATCGGGCCGTTGGTGGTCAGCCGGATGGGTGAAGTGCGAGCCGTGGTGTTTTTACAGATGGCTTCCATCCCCTTTTTATTGCTGACCGCTTTCAGCCACAATTTTTACTGGGCTACCTTCGGTTTTTTGATGCGCCAAGCCCTCATGAATGCAGGCAACCCCATCATTCAATCGATGGTGATGGCCCGGGTGGATGACGACATGAAGGGATTTGCCAACAGCGTCAACCAGATGGTGTTTATGCTGGGTTGGGCGTTGATGGGCCCCATCAGTACGGGAATCGTCGCCCATGGAGGTTCCTATTGGGGCTATGCCCAAGTCTTTTGTGTGACGGCGATTTTATATGTGGTGGGGTCGGCATATTTTTATTGGACATTCCGTTCCAAATCTCAATCCCGGCCAGGTCCTGAATCGCAAACGATCCCGCCTCTGAAAGGGTAA
- a CDS encoding MgtC/SapB family protein, producing the protein MGWEEGWIPLFVAFVAGAAIGLERQWRQRMAGLRTNVLVSLGAALYVLLSVMVVDEVSSTRVAAQVVSGIGFLGAGVIIRDGFSVRGLNTAATLWCAGAVGTLSGAGFYWQAMSGAGIIILANVILRPIAFKMNSRSGPTDSEADYLVSTTCLERDEVHIRVMLMHMVNARSVGLRKLYSEDIEGTEKVVVKAHLHSSERKDTVIEEIVGLLSLETGITAVGWSKCNETRYELG; encoded by the coding sequence ATGGGGTGGGAAGAAGGTTGGATTCCCTTATTTGTTGCCTTTGTTGCCGGCGCTGCGATTGGTCTGGAACGACAATGGAGACAGCGAATGGCGGGATTGCGCACCAATGTGCTGGTTTCACTCGGAGCGGCCTTGTATGTGTTGCTCTCTGTCATGGTGGTGGATGAAGTCAGCTCCACCCGTGTGGCGGCACAAGTGGTCAGTGGCATCGGCTTTTTGGGGGCGGGAGTCATCATCCGAGACGGTTTCAGTGTCCGCGGCTTAAATACAGCTGCCACCTTGTGGTGTGCGGGTGCGGTAGGAACCTTATCCGGCGCTGGCTTTTATTGGCAGGCGATGAGTGGGGCGGGAATCATTATATTGGCAAATGTCATCCTGCGTCCCATCGCTTTCAAAATGAATTCCCGATCCGGACCAACGGATTCCGAAGCAGACTACTTGGTTAGCACCACCTGTTTGGAAAGGGATGAGGTCCATATTCGCGTAATGCTGATGCACATGGTGAATGCGCGTTCGGTGGGTTTGCGAAAATTGTACAGCGAAGACATTGAGGGGACGGAGAAGGTGGTAGTAAAAGCCCATCTCCACAGTTCGGAGCGAAAAGATACCGTTATTGAGGAAATCGTAGGCTTGTTGAGCCTGGAAACGGGGATTACAGCTGTGGGCTGGAGCAAATGTAATGAGACTAGGTATGAGCTAGGATGA
- a CDS encoding class I SAM-dependent methyltransferase has protein sequence MGWQAERMASGESASDTHPYSRAHIGLTELMPRYRVELRNPDATSLDRFFDANQVSDWSQVRWKDVGKPYRVEDRARGRQEWEAKHQEDMPVQTSWEYFNRSFHEWFVKDVPRELGEVKHDLKAHLARFRWSEVKAALGRYIHLSLWNYVQRVEDGIWDPRGKRALFQGLDVHKPRILFLGAAEGYEAMQLSAMYPGGEAVLVDYDAFCATDRFGHFPETYPFLGTDPATGQPEVWYKKQMNLHYMVDDIRNLPFGKEFDIVISVGLLEHFPDSYKPEVMEWHRQFLKPGGYTILTTPRDQWKSRLYYKIMADVMNYTYRELMNIRQMGLYVYENGFDIVRHGFIKVHNGIVAKPR, from the coding sequence ATGGGTTGGCAAGCGGAACGAATGGCTTCCGGCGAGAGCGCGAGTGACACGCACCCCTATTCAAGAGCACATATCGGGTTAACCGAACTGATGCCCCGTTATCGGGTGGAATTACGGAATCCGGATGCAACCAGCCTGGATCGGTTCTTCGATGCCAATCAAGTGAGTGACTGGTCCCAAGTGAGATGGAAGGACGTAGGCAAACCGTATCGGGTGGAAGACAGAGCACGGGGGAGACAGGAATGGGAAGCGAAACACCAGGAGGATATGCCGGTCCAGACGTCGTGGGAGTATTTTAACCGATCCTTTCATGAGTGGTTTGTCAAAGACGTTCCCCGGGAATTGGGGGAAGTCAAACACGATCTGAAAGCCCATCTGGCCCGGTTTCGATGGTCTGAGGTGAAGGCAGCCCTGGGCCGTTACATCCATCTGTCGCTTTGGAACTATGTCCAGCGCGTGGAAGACGGGATCTGGGATCCACGGGGAAAGCGAGCCTTGTTTCAAGGGTTGGATGTCCACAAGCCGCGCATCCTTTTCCTGGGAGCGGCTGAGGGGTATGAAGCCATGCAGCTTTCCGCCATGTATCCCGGGGGAGAAGCCGTTCTTGTGGATTACGATGCCTTTTGCGCGACGGACCGATTCGGACACTTTCCGGAAACCTATCCCTTTCTCGGCACCGACCCGGCGACGGGTCAGCCGGAGGTTTGGTACAAAAAGCAGATGAATCTTCACTACATGGTGGATGACATTCGCAACCTGCCCTTTGGCAAGGAATTCGATATCGTGATCAGTGTGGGGCTGTTGGAACATTTTCCGGACTCATACAAACCGGAAGTCATGGAGTGGCATCGTCAATTTTTGAAGCCGGGAGGATATACGATCCTGACCACTCCGCGGGATCAATGGAAGTCGCGGCTGTATTATAAGATCATGGCGGATGTGATGAATTATACATATCGGGAGTTGATGAACATCCGTCAGATGGGCCTGTATGTGTATGAAAACGGCTTTGACATCGTAAGGCATGGCTTTATCAAGGTACACAACGGGATTGTGGCCAAGCCTAGGTGA